Proteins encoded within one genomic window of Microbacterium soli:
- a CDS encoding DUF6282 family protein translates to MFDVHVHSAPDVSPRLADDHQIVEWYDEAGYSGCVLKGHYGETAGRAAIVGRGLNVRVYGSLVLNQQVGGINPEAVAAALEMGARVVWMPTADAHTQQTAGLPRLCCGRPELSQVTYAIPPVDYSTAEACRLILRLVADADAVLATGHLSTAEVAWLLDEARRTGVRRMMLTHPSYTVPFMSASEARSLTGRGAFAEITAAQLLDQPGFGAEEIAAFIRGVGYDRILLSSDAGQSHNPPPPIALETLIEQLVGEGLDRSALVDAASAVPETLVVP, encoded by the coding sequence GTGTTTGATGTGCATGTGCATTCGGCCCCGGACGTGAGCCCACGGCTCGCCGACGATCATCAGATCGTTGAATGGTATGACGAGGCGGGATACTCCGGCTGCGTGCTCAAAGGGCACTACGGCGAAACGGCAGGGCGCGCCGCCATCGTAGGGCGTGGCCTGAACGTGAGGGTGTATGGCTCCCTGGTGCTCAACCAGCAGGTCGGCGGGATCAACCCCGAGGCGGTGGCGGCTGCGCTCGAGATGGGAGCGCGGGTGGTCTGGATGCCGACGGCCGATGCGCACACGCAGCAAACGGCCGGTCTACCGCGATTGTGCTGTGGCCGCCCGGAGCTCTCTCAGGTCACCTATGCGATACCTCCTGTCGATTACTCCACCGCTGAGGCGTGCAGGCTCATTCTTCGTCTTGTCGCCGATGCCGACGCGGTGCTGGCGACCGGTCACCTCTCCACAGCCGAGGTCGCTTGGCTGCTCGACGAGGCGCGGCGCACGGGAGTGCGACGAATGATGCTCACCCATCCCAGCTATACCGTCCCCTTCATGTCAGCATCCGAGGCGCGCTCACTCACCGGCCGCGGTGCGTTCGCGGAGATCACTGCCGCCCAGCTGCTCGACCAGCCCGGATTCGGTGCCGAGGAGATCGCCGCGTTCATCCGTGGGGTCGGGTATGACAGGATCCTGCTCTCCTCTGACGCTGGACAGTCGCACAATCCGCCACCGCCCATTGCGCTGGAGACACTCATCGAGCAACTGGTCGGAGAGGGGCTCGATCGGTCTGCCCTTGTCGACGCGGCGTCTGCGGTTCCCGAGACGCTGGTCGTACCATGA
- a CDS encoding alpha-mannosidase → MHEESSLTVGRVNRVLTERVRPAVHSARVPLEIAAHPLPGEPISPAEGLALDFEPFTAGSMWGSAWGTTWFRVRGEVPALWAGKRVEALIDLGFDVNMTGFQCEALAYRASDSGPVPIKSLNPRSQWLPVTDAAEPGRAVEFYLEGASNPVLLDYHPFLPTQEGDIRTSSPEPLYRVRHMDLAVFEKDVFELALDLEVLIELQAELPETSPRRMRILQALDDALDVLDLQRIVETAPDAREQLAEVLASPADASAHRIAAIGHAHIDSAWLWPVRETIRKVARTTASMTTLIDEQPEFLYGMSSAQQYAWIKEHRPEVFARVKDAVKAGRFLPLGGMWVESDTVMPTGESLVRQFSYGQRFFEREFGIRSRGVWLPDSFGYSPALPQLMRRAGFEWFFTQKISWNQRNVFPHHSFLWEGIDGSRMFTHFPPMDTYNAQLSGEEVAKASRQFKENRRATMSIAPVGWGDGGGGTTREMAGKAARLASLEGSAQVEWKHPDAFFAEARAELTDPAVWVGELYLELHRGTLTSQHATKALHRWAEQALIEAELWAATATVRLGAEYPHDELDRLWQTVLLHEFHDILPGTSIAWVHREAVEVLTAVLSDAEELSNAARQALAGSGERELVFTPTSVGAGRALGAAFAEAASPASGSAEAITLSERPDGGFTLTNDLVAVTVSPEGLITSAIDRATGRETIPAGRPANLFQLHQDFPNMWDAWDIDRYYRNRVDDLTAVSSISASVVDGAAVVVVDRAFSESRLAQTIVLRPGSRMVLLRNDIDWHETEKLLKLAFPLDLFARETLAETQFGFQRRVTHVNTSWEAAKFETSMHRFVLAQEDDGFGVALVNDSIYGYDTSRDVDGDDVTTTIRLSLLRAPRFPDPDTDHGRHEIEVGLVIGADAEVATAEGIRLNAPSHIVRGAREVEPLVSVTGAGIVVSSVKLADDRSGDVIMRVYESLGRRTRGTLAVGFAHTGIREVSLIEDELDAPRTGGELSLHPFEVRTLRIARG, encoded by the coding sequence ATGCACGAAGAGTCCTCGCTCACCGTCGGCCGCGTGAACCGCGTCCTCACCGAGCGCGTGCGACCGGCGGTCCACTCCGCGCGCGTGCCGCTGGAGATCGCGGCGCACCCGCTCCCGGGCGAGCCGATCAGCCCCGCGGAGGGCCTGGCACTGGACTTCGAGCCGTTCACCGCCGGGAGCATGTGGGGTTCCGCGTGGGGCACGACGTGGTTCCGCGTGCGCGGCGAGGTGCCGGCGTTGTGGGCGGGGAAGCGGGTCGAGGCCCTCATCGACCTCGGCTTCGACGTCAACATGACCGGCTTCCAGTGCGAGGCGCTCGCGTACCGGGCATCCGACTCCGGCCCGGTGCCGATCAAGAGCCTGAACCCGCGCAGCCAGTGGCTGCCGGTGACCGATGCCGCCGAACCCGGCCGGGCCGTGGAGTTCTACCTCGAGGGCGCATCCAACCCGGTGCTGCTGGACTACCACCCGTTCCTGCCCACGCAGGAGGGCGACATCCGCACCTCCTCCCCCGAGCCGCTGTACCGCGTTCGGCACATGGATCTCGCCGTGTTCGAGAAGGACGTGTTCGAACTCGCCCTCGACCTCGAGGTGCTCATCGAGCTGCAGGCCGAACTGCCCGAGACCTCGCCGCGCCGCATGCGCATCCTGCAGGCCCTCGACGACGCCCTGGACGTGCTCGACCTGCAGCGCATCGTCGAGACGGCACCGGATGCGCGGGAGCAGCTGGCCGAGGTGCTGGCCTCCCCCGCGGATGCCAGCGCGCATCGCATCGCGGCCATCGGCCACGCGCACATCGACTCGGCCTGGCTGTGGCCGGTGCGCGAGACGATCCGCAAGGTCGCCCGCACGACCGCCTCGATGACGACGCTCATCGACGAGCAGCCCGAGTTCCTGTACGGCATGTCCAGCGCGCAGCAGTACGCCTGGATCAAGGAGCACCGCCCCGAGGTGTTCGCCCGGGTCAAGGACGCCGTGAAAGCCGGCCGCTTCCTGCCGCTGGGCGGCATGTGGGTGGAATCCGACACGGTCATGCCGACCGGCGAGTCGCTCGTGCGCCAGTTCTCGTACGGCCAGCGCTTCTTCGAGCGCGAGTTCGGCATCCGCTCCCGGGGCGTGTGGCTGCCCGACAGCTTCGGCTACTCGCCCGCCCTGCCGCAGCTGATGCGCCGGGCCGGGTTCGAATGGTTCTTCACGCAGAAGATCTCCTGGAACCAGCGCAACGTGTTCCCGCACCACTCCTTCCTGTGGGAGGGCATCGACGGCTCGCGGATGTTCACGCACTTCCCGCCCATGGACACCTACAACGCGCAGCTGTCGGGCGAGGAGGTGGCCAAGGCGTCGCGCCAGTTCAAGGAGAACCGCCGGGCGACCATGTCGATCGCCCCGGTGGGCTGGGGCGACGGCGGAGGCGGCACGACCCGCGAGATGGCGGGGAAGGCCGCACGGCTGGCATCGCTGGAGGGGTCCGCGCAGGTCGAATGGAAGCATCCGGATGCCTTCTTCGCCGAGGCCCGCGCGGAGCTGACGGACCCGGCCGTCTGGGTCGGCGAGCTGTACCTCGAGCTGCACCGCGGCACACTCACCAGTCAGCACGCCACCAAGGCGCTGCACCGCTGGGCCGAGCAGGCGCTCATCGAGGCCGAGCTGTGGGCCGCGACGGCGACCGTGCGACTGGGTGCGGAGTACCCGCACGACGAACTGGACCGGCTGTGGCAGACCGTGCTGCTGCACGAGTTCCACGACATCCTGCCGGGCACGTCGATCGCGTGGGTGCATCGCGAGGCCGTCGAGGTCCTGACCGCTGTGCTGTCGGATGCCGAGGAGCTGTCGAATGCGGCCCGGCAGGCGCTGGCGGGCTCCGGCGAGCGCGAGCTCGTGTTCACCCCGACCTCGGTCGGTGCCGGGCGGGCGCTGGGGGCGGCGTTCGCGGAGGCCGCATCCCCGGCATCCGGGAGTGCCGAGGCAATCACGCTGTCCGAGCGCCCCGACGGCGGCTTCACCCTCACCAACGACCTCGTCGCCGTGACCGTCTCCCCCGAGGGCCTGATCACCTCCGCGATCGACAGAGCCACCGGCCGCGAGACGATCCCGGCAGGCCGGCCCGCGAACCTGTTCCAGCTGCACCAGGACTTCCCGAACATGTGGGACGCATGGGACATCGACCGGTACTACCGCAACCGGGTCGACGACCTCACCGCGGTGTCGTCGATCTCGGCGTCCGTCGTCGACGGTGCCGCCGTCGTGGTGGTCGACCGGGCGTTCAGCGAATCGCGCCTGGCTCAGACGATCGTGCTGCGCCCCGGGTCGCGCATGGTGCTGCTGCGCAACGACATCGACTGGCACGAGACCGAGAAGCTGCTCAAGCTCGCCTTCCCGCTCGATCTGTTCGCCCGTGAGACGCTCGCCGAGACGCAGTTCGGCTTCCAGCGCCGGGTCACGCATGTGAACACCAGCTGGGAGGCGGCGAAGTTCGAGACCTCCATGCACCGCTTCGTGCTCGCACAGGAGGATGACGGCTTCGGCGTCGCCCTCGTGAACGACTCGATCTACGGCTACGACACCTCGCGCGACGTGGACGGCGACGACGTGACGACGACCATCCGCCTGTCGCTGCTGCGCGCCCCGCGCTTCCCCGACCCCGACACCGATCACGGCCGCCACGAGATCGAGGTGGGCCTGGTGATCGGAGCGGATGCCGAGGTCGCGACCGCCGAGGGCATCCGCCTCAACGCCCCGTCGCACATCGTGCGGGGCGCGAGGGAGGTCGAACCGCTCGTGTCGGTGACCGGTGCGGGGATCGTGGTCTCGTCGGTGAAGCTCGCCGACGACCGCTCGGGCGACGTGATCATGCGCGTGTACGAGTCCCTGGGCCGCCGCACGCGCGGGACGCTCGCCGTCGGGTTCGCGCACACCGGCATCCGCGAGGTGTCGCTCATCGAGGACGAGCTGGACGCCCCGCGCACCGGCGGGGAGCTGTCACTGCACCCGTTCGAGGTGCGCACGCTGCGCATCGCGCGCGGATGA
- a CDS encoding IclR family transcriptional regulator, with the protein MTNEGSTSLARAIALLSELGTPEAAQSGGFGVVQLAKLIGREKTQVSRTLAVLADSGFVLRDQETLKYRLGWRLYALAASTIDQQLLTLAPTVLRQLVARVNEAAHLSALENQQVLTLMSETPGRTIQGNGLVGRATPMYCTSAGRVLLFDHDDDEVREMIAKSGFPPGGPNAPTDEADFLSRLHDARRAGYAVVHEEYERGVVAVAAPVRDFSGRVVAAINISFPTFRAEDVLLSGAREVQAAAMHLTRTLCARRP; encoded by the coding sequence ATGACCAACGAAGGTTCCACGAGCCTGGCACGGGCGATCGCTCTACTTTCCGAGCTCGGCACACCGGAGGCCGCCCAATCAGGCGGTTTCGGCGTTGTGCAGCTGGCTAAGCTGATCGGCCGGGAGAAGACCCAGGTCTCGCGCACGTTGGCTGTCCTCGCGGACTCCGGATTCGTGCTCCGGGATCAGGAAACGCTGAAGTACCGCCTCGGCTGGCGCCTCTATGCGCTCGCAGCCAGCACGATCGATCAGCAGCTGCTCACGCTCGCGCCCACAGTACTGCGCCAACTGGTCGCCCGCGTGAACGAGGCCGCACACCTCTCCGCGCTGGAGAACCAGCAGGTCCTCACCTTGATGTCGGAGACGCCGGGGCGGACCATCCAGGGAAACGGACTCGTCGGGCGAGCGACGCCGATGTACTGCACCTCCGCGGGCCGGGTGCTGCTGTTCGACCACGATGACGATGAGGTCAGAGAGATGATCGCAAAATCCGGCTTCCCACCTGGAGGGCCAAACGCCCCCACCGACGAGGCGGACTTCCTCTCCCGCCTACACGATGCGCGCCGAGCCGGCTATGCCGTCGTCCATGAGGAGTATGAGCGCGGCGTCGTTGCCGTCGCAGCGCCGGTCCGCGATTTCAGCGGCCGCGTCGTCGCCGCGATCAACATCTCCTTCCCAACCTTCCGCGCCGAGGACGTGCTCCTCAGCGGCGCACGCGAAGTCCAAGCTGCGGCGATGCATCTCACCAGGACGCTCTGCGCCAGACGCCCCTAG
- the putP gene encoding sodium/proline symporter PutP, whose translation MSDQIWLYIALGIYFAAMLYIGYSAYKKTSGHEDYMLGGRDLPAWVAALSAGASDMSGWLIMGLPGAIYLSGLIEAWIAIGLTVGAYLNWLVVAPRLRAYTQASENSITIPSFFENRTKDKTRLLRIVSSLIILVFFTLYVSSGMVASGVFFESSFNGNYVVGMLLVSGVTLLYTLFGGFLGASLTDVVQGIMLCIAVLVVPVAAVIAVGGWGETMSLISSLDASHFDWLGGTGLTSVTLIGILSGLAWGLGYFGQPHIIVRFMALRTPQAAKSARRIGVTWQVLSLGGAVFGGLVGVAFIQKEGITLGDPETILLVMSQTLLHPLVAGLVLAAVLAAIMSTFSSQLIVCSSALVEDLYKVLKKTPPDEKRLVVLGRLCVLGVAIVAMLLAITPNDSILGLVGFAWAGFGASFGPLVLLSLYWRKLTNWGALAGMVVGAVTVFVWAAFEGGWFELYELLPGFVLALITAVIVSLATYKPNAEIEREFTETGTMVVVK comes from the coding sequence ATGTCCGACCAGATCTGGCTGTACATCGCACTCGGCATCTATTTCGCCGCGATGCTCTACATCGGGTACAGCGCATACAAGAAGACCAGCGGCCACGAGGATTACATGCTCGGGGGGCGAGATCTGCCCGCCTGGGTGGCGGCGCTCAGCGCCGGCGCCTCGGACATGTCCGGCTGGCTCATCATGGGCCTGCCCGGTGCCATCTACCTCAGCGGACTCATCGAGGCGTGGATCGCCATCGGCCTCACCGTCGGGGCCTATCTGAACTGGCTCGTGGTCGCGCCGCGCCTGCGCGCGTACACCCAGGCATCCGAGAACTCCATCACGATCCCGAGTTTCTTCGAGAACCGCACCAAGGACAAGACGCGCCTGCTTCGCATCGTGTCGAGCCTCATCATCCTGGTGTTCTTCACCCTGTACGTGTCCTCGGGAATGGTCGCCAGCGGCGTGTTCTTCGAGAGTTCCTTCAACGGCAACTACGTCGTCGGCATGCTGCTGGTCTCCGGCGTGACACTGCTTTACACGCTCTTCGGCGGGTTCCTCGGGGCGTCGCTGACCGACGTCGTCCAGGGCATCATGCTCTGCATCGCCGTCCTCGTCGTCCCTGTCGCCGCGGTCATCGCCGTGGGCGGCTGGGGCGAGACCATGTCGCTCATCAGCTCGCTGGACGCGAGCCACTTCGACTGGCTCGGCGGCACGGGCCTGACCAGCGTGACGCTCATCGGTATCCTCTCCGGCCTCGCCTGGGGCCTGGGGTACTTCGGGCAGCCTCACATCATCGTGCGCTTCATGGCGCTGCGCACTCCGCAGGCCGCGAAGAGCGCCCGGCGCATCGGCGTGACCTGGCAGGTGCTGTCGCTGGGCGGCGCGGTGTTCGGCGGGCTCGTCGGCGTCGCGTTCATCCAGAAGGAGGGCATCACCCTCGGCGACCCCGAGACGATCCTGCTGGTGATGTCGCAGACGCTGCTGCATCCGCTGGTCGCCGGTCTCGTGCTGGCCGCGGTGCTGGCCGCGATCATGAGCACCTTCTCCAGCCAGCTCATCGTGTGCTCCTCGGCCCTCGTCGAGGACCTCTACAAGGTGCTCAAGAAGACGCCGCCGGACGAGAAGCGCCTCGTGGTGCTGGGCAGGCTGTGCGTGCTGGGCGTGGCGATCGTGGCGATGCTGCTGGCCATCACGCCGAACGATTCCATCCTGGGCCTGGTCGGCTTCGCCTGGGCGGGCTTCGGCGCCTCGTTCGGGCCGCTGGTGCTGCTGAGCCTGTACTGGCGCAAGCTCACCAACTGGGGCGCGCTGGCCGGCATGGTCGTCGGCGCGGTGACGGTGTTCGTCTGGGCCGCCTTCGAGGGCGGCTGGTTCGAGCTGTACGAGTTGCTGCCCGGCTTCGTTCTGGCGCTCATCACCGCCGTGATCGTGAGCCTGGCGACCTACAAGCCCAACGCCGAGATCGAGCGGGAGTTCACCGAGACCGGCACGATGGTCGTCGTCAAGTAG
- a CDS encoding choline/carnitine O-acyltransferase → MTVPESFPFPATVPLPNLVSSVERFLRWCEPLLTADEVRATLRAAEEFLASDALGHDVQRVLAAREQSATGSWLDDFWDRRYLGRRSRIAMDANFFFLLEGDSGEQVDRAARLTRALLEAQRTLRASASPGQLGEAFGRSRIPGISIDTTVWAPDSRHIVVLAKGQAFRVQVLDAARKPLCVERLVAAFRRAESLSESANGGLRGVGRATTLPRRDWALLRRTLKASVTSARALEAIDSALFIVSLDGASPIGDQDSSAALLHGDSANRWFDKSLSLIVFANGVAGLNFEHSRIDGLSASQLMTLLRTAESTAAGEGCESDGSVDVTPLHFEPDEDADRLIHAAGSRFAEAASRSVSRVLVFDEFGAEQVKRWSSSPDAFVQMAFQLANHDVRGKSGSTYESISMAASGGRTEAMRVVTPESVEFVIAMGDARYTAQQRWQAYRRAVDAHVARVSDCKHGRAPEQHLWQIAMLIEASGAQVPSLFTSPGWRAMRDERMSTSAVQADGVRVFGFGATGADCIGVAYSCRPDDISVHLHAATEAAGEIDRFAEGVMESFRRIGVLLETAASRRSASLPTSRPCGPPIRPPRTSGGCG, encoded by the coding sequence ATGACCGTCCCGGAGTCATTTCCTTTCCCCGCGACGGTGCCTCTTCCGAATCTGGTGAGTAGCGTCGAGCGGTTCCTGCGGTGGTGCGAGCCGCTCCTTACCGCGGACGAGGTCCGTGCGACATTACGGGCCGCCGAGGAGTTCCTCGCCTCCGATGCTCTCGGGCACGACGTACAGCGTGTACTCGCGGCCAGGGAACAATCAGCGACGGGGAGCTGGCTGGATGACTTCTGGGATCGGCGGTATCTCGGACGCCGGAGCCGAATCGCGATGGATGCGAACTTCTTCTTCCTCCTCGAAGGTGATTCTGGAGAACAGGTCGACCGTGCGGCGCGCCTCACCCGGGCCCTCCTAGAGGCGCAACGTACCCTGCGAGCGAGCGCATCGCCCGGGCAACTCGGAGAGGCATTCGGACGCAGTCGTATTCCCGGGATCAGCATCGACACCACGGTGTGGGCACCCGATTCCCGTCATATCGTCGTTCTTGCGAAGGGGCAGGCGTTCCGAGTGCAAGTGCTGGACGCGGCACGGAAGCCGCTGTGTGTGGAGCGCCTGGTTGCGGCGTTTCGCCGCGCGGAGTCCCTCAGCGAGTCCGCGAACGGCGGGCTGCGCGGCGTCGGGCGGGCCACCACACTTCCCCGCAGAGATTGGGCGCTGCTCCGCCGCACGCTGAAGGCCTCCGTGACGAGTGCGAGGGCACTGGAAGCGATCGATTCGGCTCTGTTCATCGTCTCGCTCGACGGTGCGTCTCCGATCGGCGACCAGGACTCGAGCGCTGCACTACTGCACGGTGACAGCGCGAATCGCTGGTTCGACAAGTCCTTGAGTCTGATCGTGTTCGCCAACGGGGTGGCGGGGCTCAACTTCGAGCATTCTCGCATCGACGGTCTGTCTGCGTCTCAGCTGATGACACTGCTCCGAACGGCCGAGTCCACAGCCGCGGGCGAGGGATGTGAGTCGGATGGCTCGGTTGATGTCACCCCTCTGCATTTCGAGCCCGACGAGGACGCGGACCGATTGATCCATGCCGCCGGGAGTCGTTTTGCGGAGGCGGCCTCCCGGAGTGTGAGCCGAGTGCTCGTCTTTGATGAGTTCGGTGCCGAGCAGGTGAAGCGGTGGTCGTCGTCGCCGGATGCGTTCGTTCAGATGGCTTTTCAGCTTGCCAACCATGATGTGCGCGGAAAGTCCGGGTCGACCTACGAGTCGATCTCGATGGCCGCATCGGGCGGGCGGACGGAAGCAATGCGGGTCGTCACACCGGAGTCCGTGGAGTTCGTCATCGCCATGGGTGATGCACGCTATACAGCTCAGCAGAGATGGCAGGCGTATCGCCGCGCTGTAGACGCGCACGTGGCTCGGGTGAGCGACTGCAAGCACGGCAGGGCCCCTGAACAGCACCTATGGCAGATCGCCATGCTCATCGAGGCGAGCGGGGCTCAGGTGCCGAGCCTGTTCACCTCTCCAGGGTGGCGGGCGATGCGAGATGAGCGGATGAGCACGAGCGCCGTGCAGGCGGATGGTGTACGGGTGTTCGGTTTCGGCGCGACCGGTGCGGACTGCATCGGTGTGGCCTATTCGTGCCGACCGGACGACATCTCCGTTCACCTCCACGCTGCCACGGAGGCCGCGGGCGAGATCGACAGATTCGCGGAGGGGGTCATGGAATCCTTCCGGCGGATCGGCGTGCTTCTTGAGACCGCCGCGTCGCGACGGTCGGCATCCCTTCCGACGTCGAGGCCATGCGGACCTCCGATCCGGCCGCCGCGCACGAGTGGCGGCTGCGGCTGA
- a CDS encoding VOC family protein, translating to MDQRLSFLTLAVADVGRSRDFYVDGLGWRPIFEAEGEVIMLPVAERLILSLWSVAGFTAEIGQAPASGVAPITLSHNVATEAEADAVLAEAAALGAEVRPAVRREWGGYSGYFSDPDGFRWEVAVNPGETGDFVLPPT from the coding sequence ATGGATCAACGTCTGAGCTTCCTCACCCTCGCCGTCGCGGATGTGGGCCGCAGCCGCGACTTCTACGTGGACGGCCTCGGGTGGCGGCCGATCTTCGAGGCCGAGGGCGAGGTGATCATGCTCCCGGTGGCGGAGCGCCTCATCCTGTCGCTGTGGAGCGTGGCGGGATTCACGGCGGAGATCGGCCAGGCCCCGGCATCCGGCGTCGCGCCCATCACCCTCTCGCACAACGTCGCCACCGAGGCGGAGGCGGATGCCGTCCTCGCGGAGGCCGCGGCGCTCGGCGCCGAGGTCCGACCAGCGGTGCGCCGGGAGTGGGGCGGGTACTCCGGGTACTTCTCCGACCCGGATGGGTTCCGCTGGGAGGTCGCGGTCAACCCCGGCGAGACAGGCGACTTCGTGCTGCCGCCGACGTGA
- a CDS encoding glycine--tRNA ligase translates to MAEQSRLDKVIALARHRGFVFQAGEIYGGSRSAWDYGPLGTELKENIRRQWWQTFVRGRGDMVGLDSSIILPKRVWEASGHVATFTDPLVECLSCHKRFRADNLIEDFEARKGRKAENGLADIPCPNCGTRGQYTEPKAFSGLVKTYLGVVDDESGLHFLRPETAQGIFVNFSHVLTASRKKPPFGIGQIGKAFRNEITPGNFIFRTREFEQMEIEYFVPPAEAQHWFEHWVQACWDWFVDLGIDPENIRQFDVPEDDRAHYSAATIDVEYRFGFAGKEWGELMGIANRTDYDLSSHTEASGTSLTYFDQASGERYTPYVIEPSFGLTRAMMAFLVDAYVEEQVPNAKGGTDTRTVLKLDPRLAPVKVAVLPLSRNERLSPLAREVADTLRGRWAIDFDDAGAIGRRYRRQDEVGTPFCVTVDFDSLDDDAVTVRDRDTMGQERVPLTELQAYLAEHLRGA, encoded by the coding sequence GTGGCCGAACAGTCCCGTCTTGACAAGGTCATCGCCCTCGCCCGCCATCGCGGGTTCGTGTTCCAAGCGGGTGAGATCTACGGCGGTTCCCGTTCGGCATGGGACTACGGGCCCCTCGGCACCGAGCTGAAGGAGAACATCCGACGGCAGTGGTGGCAGACCTTCGTGCGCGGGCGCGGCGACATGGTGGGGCTGGACTCGTCGATCATCCTCCCCAAGCGGGTGTGGGAGGCGTCGGGTCACGTCGCGACCTTCACGGACCCGCTGGTCGAGTGCCTCAGCTGTCACAAGCGGTTCCGCGCCGACAACCTCATCGAGGACTTCGAGGCGCGCAAGGGCCGTAAGGCAGAGAACGGGCTCGCCGACATCCCCTGCCCGAACTGCGGCACGAGGGGTCAGTACACCGAGCCGAAGGCGTTCTCCGGCCTCGTGAAGACCTACCTCGGCGTCGTGGATGACGAGTCGGGCCTGCACTTCCTGCGCCCCGAGACCGCGCAGGGCATCTTCGTCAACTTCTCCCACGTGCTGACGGCTTCGCGAAAGAAGCCCCCGTTCGGCATCGGCCAGATCGGCAAGGCGTTCCGCAACGAGATCACGCCCGGCAACTTCATCTTCCGCACCCGCGAGTTCGAGCAGATGGAGATCGAGTACTTCGTGCCGCCGGCCGAGGCGCAGCACTGGTTCGAGCACTGGGTGCAGGCGTGCTGGGACTGGTTCGTGGACCTCGGGATCGACCCGGAGAACATCCGGCAGTTCGACGTGCCCGAGGACGACCGCGCCCACTACTCCGCCGCGACGATCGACGTCGAGTACCGGTTCGGCTTCGCGGGCAAGGAGTGGGGCGAGCTGATGGGCATCGCCAACCGCACCGACTACGACCTGTCCAGCCACACCGAGGCGTCCGGCACGTCGCTGACCTACTTCGACCAGGCCTCCGGCGAGCGGTACACGCCTTACGTGATCGAGCCGTCCTTCGGCCTCACCCGTGCCATGATGGCGTTCCTCGTCGACGCGTACGTCGAGGAGCAGGTGCCCAACGCGAAGGGCGGCACCGACACCCGCACTGTGCTCAAGCTCGACCCGCGACTGGCGCCCGTCAAGGTCGCCGTGCTGCCGCTGTCGCGCAACGAGCGGCTCTCGCCGCTGGCGCGCGAGGTCGCCGACACCCTGCGGGGCCGCTGGGCGATCGACTTCGACGACGCCGGTGCCATCGGCCGCCGCTACCGCCGACAGGACGAGGTCGGCACGCCGTTCTGCGTCACGGTCGACTTCGACTCGCTCGACGACGACGCCGTGACCGTGCGCGACCGCGACACCATGGGCCAGGAGCGCGTGCCCCTCACGGAGCTGCAGGCGTACCTGGCCGAGCATTTGCGCGGCGCCTGA
- a CDS encoding nitrilase-related carbon-nitrogen hydrolase, giving the protein MVRIAIAQVDCQLGDVEANLETARSQVLSARDRGAELVVFPELSLHGYALATLDEDRSLRADDPRLTVLGDHGPDVLVGFHEDGAIRRYNSAAYVSEGEVLHVQRKLYLPNYLVWEEKKHSSAGQDLRAFDARVGRVATLICNDAWQPVVPWLAAQDGAEIMLIIADSASGYGPESLDNIHYWTELLRFHAMMNQSWVVFCNRVGTERGARFWGGSRVIDPLGQVVAEAQLWEPELLVCDIDVDKARHRRHEVPLVAEARLDFVRREVTRLIADGGDA; this is encoded by the coding sequence ATGGTGCGGATCGCGATTGCCCAGGTCGACTGCCAGCTTGGAGACGTCGAGGCGAACCTGGAGACGGCCCGATCCCAGGTGCTTTCAGCGCGGGATCGTGGCGCCGAGCTCGTCGTGTTCCCCGAGCTCTCGCTGCACGGGTACGCCCTCGCGACGCTCGACGAGGACCGGTCGCTTCGCGCGGATGACCCTCGACTCACCGTTCTCGGGGACCACGGCCCCGATGTTCTGGTCGGATTCCACGAGGATGGTGCGATACGTCGCTACAACTCGGCTGCGTACGTCTCCGAGGGTGAGGTCCTGCATGTCCAGCGCAAGCTGTATCTTCCGAACTACCTGGTGTGGGAGGAGAAGAAGCACTCGAGCGCTGGGCAGGATCTGAGGGCCTTCGATGCGCGGGTCGGCAGAGTGGCGACGCTGATCTGCAACGACGCATGGCAGCCCGTTGTTCCGTGGCTTGCTGCGCAGGACGGTGCCGAGATCATGCTCATAATCGCCGACAGTGCATCCGGGTACGGTCCGGAGTCACTCGACAACATTCATTACTGGACCGAGCTGCTTCGCTTCCACGCGATGATGAATCAGAGCTGGGTCGTCTTCTGCAACCGTGTGGGCACGGAGCGGGGCGCGCGCTTCTGGGGCGGATCTCGGGTGATCGACCCTCTCGGACAGGTGGTCGCAGAGGCCCAGCTTTGGGAGCCCGAGCTGCTGGTCTGTGACATCGATGTCGACAAAGCGCGTCATCGACGTCACGAGGTGCCGCTCGTCGCCGAGGCGCGGCTCGATTTCGTGCGACGCGAGGTCACACGTTTGATCGCGGACGGAGGCGACGCGTGA